From bacterium:
CGGTCTCGGAGAACGTCGTCAACTACACCGTGGTGGTCGACGTGGACAACACCGACGGCCGCCTGCTGCCCGGCATGACCGCCACCGTGGACTTCGTCGTCAGCCGGGCGGAATCCGTCCTGACCGTCCCCAACGCCGCACTGCGCTTCAAACCCACCGAAGCCATGGTCGCGGCCCTCCAGGCGCGCCGCGCGAAGATGGCCGCCGAGGGGGGGCGCGGCGCGGGCGCAACGGGGCAGGGAGCCGCTGGGCAAGGGTCCGGAGGGCAGGGCGCCGGCATGCACGGCGGCGGCGCGGGCTTCGCCGGCGGCGCGAAGCCGACGCTCCTGTGGTACCAGGACGAGGACGGCACGATCGGCGCCCGGCCGGTGCGCGTCGGCGTGAGCGACGGCACGGTCACCGAGATCACGGCGCCATGGCTCCAGGAAGGTCTCCAGGCCGTGGCCGGAGTCACCGGCGGGACGGTCGCCTCGACGTCGACCAACCCGTTCCAGACCCAGTCCACGGGCATGCGCCCGCCGCCGGGCGGGTTCTAGGCCGCACCGATCGGGTACGCAGCCGGGAGGACCGCTCGTGACGGACGGCATCGTGATCCGCACTTCGGACCTGAGGCGCACCTACACGGTGGGCGCCGTCGAGGTGCACGCGCTCCAGGGCGTGGACCTGACGGTGCGCCGCGGCGAGATGATGGCGGTGATGGGGGCGTCAGGCTCGGGCAAGTCGACGCTCATGAACATCCTGGGCGGGCTCGACGCCCCGACCGCGGGCACGTACGAGCTGGACGGCGTGCGCGTCGACCGCCTGGACCGCGACCAGCTGGCCGAGATCCGCAATCGCAAGATCGGCTTCGTGTTCCAGGGCTTCAACCTGCTGGCGCGCACCTCGGCCCTCGAGAACGTCGAGCTGCCCCTGCTCTACGCCCGCGACATCCGGGAGCGCGAGGCGCGGGCCCGCGCCGTCGAGGCGCTGGGCCTGGTCGGCCTGGCCGACCGCATCGACCACCAGCCCAACGAGCTGTCGGGGGGCCAGCAGCAGCGCGTGGCCATCGCGCGGGCGCTGGTGACGCGGCCGGCGATCCTGCTGGCCGACGAGCCCACCGGCAACCTCGACAGCCGCACCACGGTCGAGGTGATGGCCCTGCTGCAGCACCTGCACGCGTCGGGCATGACGATCCTGATCGTGACCCACGAGCCGGATGTGGCAGCCTACGCCCAGCGGATCATCGAGCTGCGCGACGGCGTGATCGTGCGGGACGTGCCGGTGGCCGCGCGCCGATCTGCGGTTTCGGCCGACGAGGGAGGGACGCGATGAGGGCGACGACCCTGGTGCGCCTGGCGGCGCGCAGCATCCGCCGCAACGTCATGCGGACCCTGCTGACCATGCTGGGGATCATCATCGGCGTGGCGGCGGTCCTGGTGATGGTCGCCGTGGGCGAGGGGGCGCGCTCCCAGATCCGCCACAGCATCCAGAACCTGGGCTCGAACATGATCGTGATCACGCCCGGCGCCAGCCAGCAGGGCGGCGTCAGCCACGGCGCCGGCAGCTTCAACCGCCTGACGGTCGACGACGCGCTCGCCCTGCAGCGCGAGAGCACGCTGCTGGCGGCCGTCTCCC
This genomic window contains:
- a CDS encoding ABC transporter ATP-binding protein, giving the protein MTDGIVIRTSDLRRTYTVGAVEVHALQGVDLTVRRGEMMAVMGASGSGKSTLMNILGGLDAPTAGTYELDGVRVDRLDRDQLAEIRNRKIGFVFQGFNLLARTSALENVELPLLYARDIREREARARAVEALGLVGLADRIDHQPNELSGGQQQRVAIARALVTRPAILLADEPTGNLDSRTTVEVMALLQHLHASGMTILIVTHEPDVAAYAQRIIELRDGVIVRDVPVAARRSAVSADEGGTR